One part of the Salinivirga cyanobacteriivorans genome encodes these proteins:
- a CDS encoding NADH-ubiquinone oxidoreductase-F iron-sulfur binding region domain-containing protein has protein sequence MENLKVTVDVGSSGIAAGAGKVHTHLQNIIKQDQLPIDLQQTSGIGMCYKEPLVEVKDADGTYLYGDMTPDLIEDVLHSHLKLNVPLEKYVVHTANFDTPHNGFMNDQTRIALRHCGVIDPERIEEYEAQGGYQAIKHLFNNNVEPAKVIQTIIDSGLRGRGGGGFPTGLKWKFAFNSKSEEKYIICNADEGDPGAFMDRSLLEGDPHAVLEGMIIGAYAMQATGGVIYCRAEYPLAIKRLNKAIQQAHDQGYLGKNSFGIEGFDFDIYVKEGAGAFVCGEETALIASIEGKRGMPRKRPPFPAVSGLWEKPSNINNVETLANIPWIISNGPEKYATYGTEKSKGTKVFALAGKIIRGGLVEVPMGISIEDVVYKLGGGIPGNKKLKAVQLGGPSGGCIPAHLLDTKVDYESVTATGAIMGSGGLVVMDETTCMVDVARFFLDFTRKESCGKCTFCRIGTKRMLEILTRITEGDGKPEDIDKLLELGGEVKKNSLCGLGQTAPNPVLTTIRYFKDEYEAHINDKKCPAAVCKKLLHYEIDPEKCTGCTVCAKACPTEAISGERKGVHIIDQDKCIRCGECFSKCKFDAVLVS, from the coding sequence ATGGAAAATCTTAAGGTTACAGTTGATGTAGGTAGTTCCGGAATAGCAGCCGGAGCTGGTAAGGTGCATACACACCTTCAGAACATTATAAAACAAGACCAGCTGCCAATTGATCTGCAGCAAACAAGTGGTATTGGTATGTGCTATAAAGAGCCTCTTGTAGAAGTTAAAGATGCCGACGGCACTTATCTCTACGGCGATATGACACCCGACTTGATAGAAGATGTTTTGCACAGTCATCTGAAACTTAATGTGCCGTTAGAAAAATACGTGGTGCACACAGCCAACTTCGATACTCCGCATAATGGTTTTATGAATGATCAAACGCGAATAGCTTTGCGGCATTGTGGAGTTATTGATCCCGAAAGAATTGAAGAATATGAAGCGCAAGGTGGCTATCAGGCCATTAAGCATCTTTTTAACAATAACGTTGAACCTGCTAAAGTAATACAAACCATCATAGATTCCGGTTTGCGTGGGCGCGGAGGAGGTGGTTTCCCTACAGGATTAAAATGGAAATTTGCTTTTAACAGTAAGTCAGAAGAAAAATACATAATTTGCAATGCCGATGAGGGCGATCCCGGAGCTTTCATGGATCGTTCATTGCTTGAAGGTGACCCGCATGCTGTATTGGAAGGAATGATAATTGGCGCTTATGCAATGCAGGCCACCGGTGGCGTAATTTATTGCCGGGCAGAGTATCCACTTGCCATTAAACGGCTCAATAAGGCCATTCAGCAGGCGCATGATCAAGGCTATTTAGGAAAGAACAGTTTTGGTATCGAGGGTTTCGATTTCGATATTTATGTAAAAGAGGGCGCAGGTGCATTTGTTTGTGGAGAAGAAACCGCACTGATTGCTTCAATTGAAGGTAAGCGGGGGATGCCACGCAAGCGACCACCTTTTCCGGCTGTATCAGGTTTGTGGGAAAAGCCCTCGAATATAAACAATGTCGAAACACTGGCCAACATACCCTGGATCATAAGCAACGGCCCGGAAAAGTATGCTACTTACGGCACTGAAAAAAGTAAAGGAACAAAGGTATTTGCACTGGCCGGGAAAATTATTCGCGGTGGCCTTGTGGAGGTGCCAATGGGAATTTCCATCGAAGATGTGGTGTATAAACTGGGTGGTGGAATACCCGGTAACAAAAAACTAAAAGCTGTTCAGTTGGGCGGACCCTCAGGGGGATGCATTCCTGCTCATTTACTCGATACCAAAGTCGATTATGAATCAGTAACAGCAACAGGCGCCATTATGGGGTCCGGTGGCCTCGTAGTGATGGATGAAACGACGTGTATGGTTGATGTTGCCAGGTTTTTCCTGGATTTTACACGAAAAGAATCCTGCGGGAAGTGTACATTCTGCCGCATTGGAACCAAACGTATGCTCGAAATTTTAACGCGCATTACCGAAGGCGACGGAAAACCAGAAGATATTGATAAGCTGCTAGAACTTGGCGGGGAGGTTAAGAAAAATTCACTCTGTGGCTTGGGGCAAACAGCTCCAAATCCGGTATTAACAACCATACGCTATTTTAAAGATGAATATGAAGCACACATTAACGACAAGAAATGTCCTGCTGCTGTGTGCAAAAAGTTATTGCATTATGAAATTGATCCGGAAAAATGTACAGGCTGCACCGTATGTGCTAAGGCTTGCCCCACAGAAGCCATTTCCGGTGAGCGAAAAGGAGTCCATATTATAGATCAGGACAAATGTATTCGCTGTGGAGAGTGCTTCAGTAAGTGTAAATTCGATGCTGTTTTAGTTTCATAA
- the nuoE gene encoding NADH-quinone oxidoreductase subunit NuoE, which yields MRVQRLPQKLAQTGPSEQVDLNLLDPLIDKYKNKKGNMIPLLQGTQDIYGYLPRAAFEKIAHETGLQLNDMFGVATFYAQFRLKPVGKNIVKVCHGTACHVQNATKITESLEETLGVKDGETTDDMLFTLESVACLGCCSLAPVMMIGDETYGNLDGKKASRIVKDIRRSEQN from the coding sequence ATGCGTGTACAACGGCTCCCACAAAAACTTGCTCAAACTGGACCTTCAGAGCAGGTCGATCTGAATTTACTGGATCCACTAATCGATAAATATAAAAACAAAAAAGGCAATATGATTCCTTTGCTCCAGGGCACACAGGATATTTACGGCTATTTGCCACGTGCTGCATTTGAAAAAATTGCACATGAAACTGGTTTGCAATTGAACGATATGTTTGGTGTTGCAACCTTCTATGCTCAGTTTAGACTGAAGCCTGTGGGCAAAAATATTGTCAAAGTTTGTCACGGAACAGCTTGTCATGTGCAGAATGCAACGAAAATCACCGAATCACTGGAAGAAACCCTGGGTGTAAAAGACGGGGAAACTACCGACGATATGTTATTTACACTTGAATCAGTAGCATGTCTTGGCTGTTGCTCCCTGGCTCCTGTAATGATGATTGGTGATGAAACCTATGGCAACCTTGATGGCAAAAAAGCTTCCAGAATTGTAAAAGATATTCGTCGAAGCGAGCAAAATTAA